In Bacteroidales bacterium, the following are encoded in one genomic region:
- a CDS encoding SPFH domain-containing protein, whose translation MKEEKEFSPSSGYFMLFITLILILVPIPLIILSKMIVLLVFLVIGIFLAIGFFIVNPNESMVMVLFGSYKGTVSNNGFFWANPFFTKRKISLRARNIDSSPIKVNDHVGNPIMIGIVLVWRVNNTFRAAFDVDDYIQFVEIQSEAAIRKLAGDYPYDNFDDEGADITLRSGGEIVNHKLEHALKERLEIAGIEVMEARISHLAYAQEIAQAMLKRQQATAIVAARFKIVEGAVSMVKMALDQLKEEDIIEMDDERKAAMVSNLMVVLVSDKDAAPIVNTGTLHH comes from the coding sequence ATGAAAGAAGAAAAAGAATTTAGTCCATCATCAGGTTATTTTATGTTATTTATAACTTTAATATTAATTCTTGTACCAATTCCATTAATTATTCTGTCGAAAATGATTGTTTTATTGGTTTTCTTAGTCATTGGAATCTTTTTGGCAATTGGATTTTTCATTGTTAATCCAAACGAATCGATGGTTATGGTTTTATTTGGCTCATATAAAGGAACCGTGAGTAATAACGGATTTTTCTGGGCTAACCCTTTTTTTACAAAAAGAAAGATATCATTACGAGCAAGGAATATAGATAGTTCGCCTATTAAAGTGAATGATCATGTAGGAAATCCGATTATGATAGGAATTGTATTGGTTTGGAGAGTTAATAATACGTTTAGAGCTGCTTTTGACGTTGATGATTACATTCAGTTTGTAGAGATACAATCAGAAGCCGCAATTAGGAAGTTAGCAGGTGATTATCCTTACGATAATTTTGATGATGAGGGTGCTGATATTACGCTAAGATCAGGAGGCGAGATTGTTAATCATAAGCTTGAGCATGCACTTAAGGAACGCTTAGAAATTGCTGGAATAGAGGTAATGGAAGCTCGTATTTCTCATTTAGCCTACGCCCAAGAAATTGCTCAAGCTATGCTAAAACGTCAACAAGCTACCGCTATTGTAGCAGCACGGTTTAAGATAGTTGAGGGTGCTGTTAGTATGGTTAAAATGGCTCTTGATCAGTTGAAGGAAGAGGATATTATTGAAATGGATGATGAGCGTAAAGCCGCTATGGTTAGTAATTTGATGGTTGTTTTGGTTAGTGATAAAGATGCTGCTCCCATTGTAAATACAGGAACACTTCATCATTAA
- a CDS encoding Arc family DNA-binding protein, producing the protein MSEKKKINKKKAFALRLNPKMMDALEKWAADDFRSMNGQIEWLLSEALKKAGRKLK; encoded by the coding sequence ATGTCTGAGAAGAAAAAAATCAATAAAAAAAAGGCTTTTGCTTTACGCTTAAATCCAAAAATGATGGATGCACTTGAAAAATGGGCTGCTGATGATTTTCGGAGTATGAATGGTCAGATAGAGTGGCTACTTTCAGAAGCGTTAAAAAAGGCAGGACGAAAGTTAAAATGA
- a CDS encoding bifunctional methionine sulfoxide reductase B/A protein, with protein sequence MKQKTIVLASLLIFTIMSTNSQNKPKYKALTAEEEKVIVYKGTERPFSGQYNEHTESGTYNCKRCGAHLYKSDDKFDGHCGWPSFDDEIPGAIERKLDADGKRTEILCANCGAHLGHIFEGEKFTDKNIRHCVNSISLNFEAVKLPVENFDTTYFASGCFWGTQYHFQKQKGVISTEVGYMGGHRDNPTYEQVCTGQTAHAETVKVIFDANKISYEELTKIFFETHDQSQRNRQGPDIGTQYRSAIFYTSETEKETAKKLIAELQKNGFDVATELSPATTFWKAEDYHQNYYKNKGGTPYCHIYQKKF encoded by the coding sequence ATGAAACAAAAAACAATAGTTTTAGCATCTCTATTAATATTTACAATTATGTCTACAAACAGCCAAAATAAACCAAAATACAAAGCATTAACAGCAGAGGAAGAAAAGGTAATAGTATATAAAGGAACGGAACGTCCTTTTTCCGGACAGTATAACGAACATACAGAAAGTGGCACTTACAACTGTAAAAGATGTGGTGCTCACCTATATAAATCAGACGATAAATTTGACGGACATTGCGGATGGCCAAGCTTTGACGATGAAATTCCGGGAGCTATTGAGCGTAAATTAGATGCCGATGGCAAAAGAACGGAAATTCTTTGCGCTAATTGCGGTGCTCATCTTGGACATATTTTTGAAGGTGAAAAATTTACCGATAAAAATATCCGTCATTGTGTAAACTCTATATCTCTTAATTTTGAAGCCGTAAAACTTCCCGTAGAAAATTTTGACACTACCTATTTTGCAAGCGGTTGTTTTTGGGGAACTCAATATCACTTTCAGAAGCAAAAAGGAGTAATATCAACGGAAGTCGGATATATGGGAGGACATCGCGACAACCCAACTTACGAGCAAGTGTGTACGGGACAAACAGCTCATGCAGAAACGGTAAAAGTTATTTTCGATGCAAACAAAATAAGTTATGAAGAGTTAACGAAAATATTTTTTGAAACCCACGACCAAAGTCAGCGAAACCGTCAAGGACCCGATATTGGAACACAATACCGCTCTGCAATATTCTACACCTCTGAAACAGAAAAGGAAACAGCTAAAAAGCTAATAGCCGAATTACAGAAAAATGGTTTTGATGTAGCCACAGAACTTAGTCCTGCTACTACATTCTGGAAAGCAGAAGATTATCACCAAAACTATTATAAAAACAAAGGAGGCACTCCATATTGCCATATTTATCAAAAGAAATTTTAG